A region of the Pseudoliparis swirei isolate HS2019 ecotype Mariana Trench chromosome 21, NWPU_hadal_v1, whole genome shotgun sequence genome:
AGGTCCATCAGCGCGTTCACATGGAGAGGAAGACCCACGACTGTGCCGAGTGTGGGCGGTCCTTCAAGATCAAGTGCCTTCTGCTGCAGCACCAGCGCAGCCACACCGGGGAGAAACCCTTCGGCTGTGAGCAGTGCGGGAACGCCTACGCCAATAAGCGGTCGCTGCAAGTCCACCAGCGAATCCACAGCGGGGAGAAACCCTACGGATGTGAGCAGTGTGGGACCGCCTTCACGACCGCAATGGGCCTGAAGCACCACCAGCGCGTCCACACCGGGGAGAAACCCCACGGCTGTGACCAGTGCGAGAAAGCCTTCAGCACTTTGGGGCAGCTGAAGAGCCACCAGCGCATGCACAGCGGGGAGAAACCCCACGGCTGTGACCAGTGCGATCAGGCCTTTGCATACGTGCCCAACCTGGTCAAGCACCGGCGCGTCCACAGCGGGCTGAAGCCGTACCAGTGTGGGCAGTGTGGGCGGAGCTTCGCCTCTCAGAGTAACTTCAGGGTCCACCTGCGCGTCCACACGGGGGAGAAGCCGTACTGGTGCGAGCGCTGCGGGAAAACCTTTTCTCGAAGTAGCAACTTTAAACAGCACCAACGCAGCCACGCTCCCCCCCGAGCGAGCGCCCCGCCCCCCACGGCCCCGTAGCGGGGCTGCGTGTCCagctgtggtcatgtgacctctgggtTGGCGTCCTGAGGAAGTGACcatgtgacaggaagtgagcctTTAGATGTGTTCTTATTCTGGTATTTGAGTCTTTTATTTTATactctttattttacatttatatattttatttttgtgattTGAATCATGTTGTTCAGACAAGCCGATTCTTTCATGACAGAGACGTTGGATTAATAAAATAATGCCTTAAAGTTTGTCATTAatcattttattaatattattcattCTTAACCTACTGAGCTGAAAGGCTTTTATTTGTAAAACATTATTCAAATGATTTGATGACAGTTTGTCATTACAATTTTCACAACAGTTTGACTGAAGACACCATCCTGTTACTCAGGGCTgagttttctgattggctggtggtgtggagggggcggggccagagacCTGGAGGGGTGGAGCAAACATTAAAGATTAGAATCAGGATTTAACATCATGAGCTGATCTGTGATCAGCCGGGACGGGGACACggcgtcctcacctgtcctcgtcCACAGAAGATGGTGGTCAGCCCCTTGGGGGCGGGGACATGCCTCAGGCTGCTCGGCCTCGACGTCTTCAGCT
Encoded here:
- the LOC130212236 gene encoding zinc finger protein 239-like, which gives rise to MDPEARTAEEVSCAVSCAVAHRDPRLLNQSSLQEEQRSSSRAAAAPPGGGAVQKRGGSFAPPGPIEVLCKTHTCDQCGLAFLWMTQLEVHQRVHMERKTHDCAECGRSFKIKCLLLQHQRSHTGEKPFGCEQCGNAYANKRSLQVHQRIHSGEKPYGCEQCGTAFTTAMGLKHHQRVHTGEKPHGCDQCEKAFSTLGQLKSHQRMHSGEKPHGCDQCDQAFAYVPNLVKHRRVHSGLKPYQCGQCGRSFASQSNFRVHLRVHTGEKPYWCERCGKTFSRSSNFKQHQRSHAPPRASAPPPTAP